A segment of the Phycisphaerae bacterium genome:
TCTTCAGCAATGCCTCTTCGTGCGAGCGGCTCGAGTCTTCCGCCAGCGTGTTCAACAGGAGCGGATCATGCACCGTCGCGATGATCTTGATCTGCTTGAGGGACGACGCCTGGATCCGCTCGACCGCGTCGCCGACCTGGCACCCGGCCCGAACCAGCATCTCCTCCGATTCCTCATCCACGATCGTCGAAACGACGTAGTGGTCGGGCTGAAGGGCCGACACCTTGATCATCTTCGTCGGGAAGAATTCCTCGATGATCGACTCGTCCGTCGAATACTGCGGGTCCATGGCCCGCAGGAAGGTCGTCGCCGGAATCTTGCTCGACTGGTCGATCCGGATCACCAGATTGTCCTTCTTGGTGACCTCGGTCTCGATCCAGCTTCCCCGCTCCGGGATGATGCGGCAGGCGTGCAGCGCCCGGTCACCCTCGGCCTGGGTCTTGATGAAGTCCACACCCGGAGAGCGGTGCAACTGCGAAACGATAACGCGCTCCGCGCCGTTGATGATGAATTCCCCGCCGCCGATCATGATCGGCAGGTCGCCCAGGTAGACCAGGTCTTCCTGGATCTCGTCGCTGTCCTTGCGCACCAGGCGCAGCCGCACCCGGAACGGACGGCCGTAGGTCAGCCGCAGTTCGCGGCATTCATCCGTCGTGTAGCGCGGCTTGCCCAGCTCATAACTGATGTAATGCAGAGACAGGTTCCCGTCGTAGCTTTCGATGGGAAACATCTCGCGCATGAGGGCCTCGAGACCATTGACCTCGCGCTCCGTGGGAGCCATATCGGCCTGGAGAAAGCGCGCGTACGACGTGGTCTGCAGTCCGGCAAGCTCGGGAACCGGCAAGGCGTCGCCGACGTTGGCGAAATCCTTCACGGGCAGCGGTGTGATCATGGCAGAACGACCCTTCGCTTCGATCAGAAAACAAGTGACGACCCGCGCCTCCATCCATCGCGCAATTTCAATGCGCACGCTCAGATGGGAACGCGTTTCGACGGTAATTCGACCGCGACGATTCGAGGGACCGCAACTCGGCCGCGAAGGCATCTGGTGAACTGGTCGGCCCCGCTGACCAGCCTTTCGCGCCTTCCGGCAGATATGTTGGTAATGGCAGGAAACCAGCGGCGGTTAGAACGCCTTCCGCGCGCGGGAGAAGGCGCATACGAAAAGCGCCTGCCCCCGCAGCTTGTGCCGCTAGCCCATCGGAGAACCATCTACTGTATGGTAACAGCTCCGCCGGCTTCTTCAATCTCCTTCTTGATTTTTTCGGCCTCTTCCTTCGAGGCACCCTGCTTGATCGGTTTCGGGGCGCCCTCCACCAGGTCTTTCGCTTCCTTCAGCCCCAGACCCGTGATCGAGCGGACCACCTTGATCACCTGGATCTTCTTGTCACCGAACCCGGCCAGAATCACGTCGAAGGAGTCCTTCTCCTCGGCTGCGGCAGCAGCACCGCCCGCCGCACCGGCGCCGGGACCGGCCGCCATGACCACGCCACCGCCCGCGGGCTCAATCCCGTAGTTCTCCTTGAGGCAGTCCACGAGAGCCTGGGCGTCCTTGACCTTTAGATTCGCCAGCTTCTCGGCAAGTTCCGTAATCTCAGCACTGAAAGTCGCGGCCGGTGCTTCAGCCATGGCAAGACACTCCTACATCTCGATCAATCGCCACCCCGATAGGCGACCCGCCCGATGCAGGTCATTTCATCCGCGTTCAGCGGACCAGCCAGGATGCAGCGCAAAACTCGTAAATGCTTTTCTGGAAATCGGTTGAGATCAACTCCGTCGGTCAGGCCGCGTCCGCAGCGGGCTCCTTGTCGGCAATGGCCTTGAGGCATCCGGCGATCCGCGCCTGCGGTCCGCCAATGCAGCCCGCCACCGCCCGGCCCGGCGAGGTGATCAGCATCAGAACCTCGCCGATAAGCTCCCGAATACCACGGAGCTTCGAAACCTCTTCGACGGTCATCAGGTTCGGATCGCCGTCGTAAATGGCCTGCTTCAGCTTGAGCTTCTTGAATTCCTTCGCCGCCTCGATCAGCGCCTTGGCAACGTCGATCAGCGATTCCTGGGTGACCACCAGCGCCGATGGGCCTTCCAGCGCCTTGCCCAGCGGCTCCAGCGGCGTATCCGCGAATGCCCGCCGTGCCAGGCTGTTCCGCACCACCTCCAGGCGCCCGGACTTCTCCCGAACCATCGCCCGGAGCTTCTCCTGCTGCTGCACACTGAGCCCCGTCAGCTCGACCACGCACACATTGCTGACGTCCTGATAGCGGGCGCGGAGCTCTTCGGAGACCATGGCCTTGATTGGCTTGCTCATCGTTTCTTCCCGTCCAATGAAACTGGGCGATTACTACGCGGCGTAGTCGATCATCACGCCCGGCGTGTGCGTCGCACTCAGCGAAACCTTGCGAATATACTGCCCCTTTGCGGCGGCCGGCTTGGCACGAACGATGTGCTTGACCGCCGCCTCGATGTTCTCTTTCAGCGCTTCCAGGGCGAAGCTGGCCTTGCCAACCGGCAGGTGGATATTTCCTCCGGCGTCGTTGCGATATTCCAGGCGCCCGACCGTGAACTCCTTGACGGCCGTAATGACGTCAGGGGTCACCGTACCAGCCTTGGGAGAGGGCATTTTGCCCTGCGGACCCAGCACCCGGCCGAGCTTACCTACCTTGCCCATCATCGAGGGGTGGGCGACGGCAACATCGAAATCCGACCAGCCCCCCTCTACCTTGGCTACGAGCTCTTCCGCGCCAGCATCCGCAGCGCCTGCTTTTTTCGCTTCTTCCGCCATGGCAGCGTCGCAAAACGCAATAACCCGGCGGGTCTTGCCCAGTCCCTGCGGCAGCGAAAGCGCCCCGCGAACGAGCTGATCCGCATGCCGGGGATCAATGCCAAGATGGATACAGAGCTCAATGGTCTGATCGATCCGTTTGCGCTTCTTGCCGTTCTTGTAGCCACGGTCCCCGTGGACTTCCGTCATCTGCTTGAGCTTGGCAAGCCCCTCGTCCAGTGACACTGGACCGGCGGCGTCGCCGAGCAGATCTTTTTGTTTTCGATAACGAACACCCAGGTGCGGCATTTGAAAAATCTCTTTTTCTTGACAAATTTTCCTGTCAAAAGCAATCCATCAATCGACGACGTCAACCCCCATCGACCTGGCCGTCCCTGCCACGACTTTCTCGGCGGCCTCGAGGTTATAACAGTTCAAATCGGGAAGCTTTCGCTCGGCAATCTTGCGAAGCTGCTCACGGTTGATGGTGCCGACCTTTTCCTTGTTGGGAACGCCGCTGCCCTTGGCGATTTTGGCGGCGTCGCGAATCAGCACGGCCGCGGGCGGACTCTTGACCACGAACGTGAAGGAGCGGTCGGAATAGACGCTGATCACCACGCCGACGGGCATGCCGTTCAATTCGCCGGTGGAGGCATTGAACTGCTGCACGAACTGGCCGATGTTCACGCCGTGCTGACCTAGCGCGGGCCCGATGGGCGGGGCCGGGGTCGCCTGTCCACCGGGCGCCTGGAGCTTGATCGTTGCTGTGAGTTCCTTCTTGGCCACGTTGACACCGTTTTCCTTTGCCGGAGGCGGATCGGATCAGCCGTTTCCGTCCGCGCCGCGCCGGCGAATCATTGCTCCGATTTTTCCAGTTGCCAATAGCCGACCTCGACGGGGGTAAGCCGCCCGAAGATGGACACGCTGACGGAAACCATGCCGCGGCGTTCGTCCACGGCCTCCACCGCGCCCTCGTAGCTCTCAAACGGCCCGTCGGTGATCTTGACGATGTCGCCGGGCTTGATGTTGAGGCCGGAAAGGGTGGGTTCTTCCTCGGACTTCTGCGTGGCGGCAAGCATCTGGGCCACCTCGTGGTCGGGCATGCTGGTCGGCTTGCCTTCGGCCCCGATGAAGTCCCCCACGCCCGATGTCTCCTTGATCATGAACCAGACGTTCTCGACGACCGAGCCGTCTTCCTCGCACGCCATTTCGACGAAGACGTAGCCGGGGTAGAGCTTGCGCTCGACCACCTTGAGAACGCCGGCCTTCATCTTTTTCTCTTTGATCGTGGGCACCAGGACGCGACCGATGTGGGACTCCAGCGCCTCGATCTTGACCTTGCGAAGCAGGGCCTGCCGGACGGACTCCTCCTTGTTCGAAGCGACGCGCAGAACGTACCACTTCATGCCGGGCGCAGTCGTCACGGCGGCGGGAGGCGTCGAATCTGACTCGGGGTGGTTCATACCTTCAACACGCCAATGGTCTGGAACAGCCACTGGAAAACCAGGTCCACGATGAAGAGCAGGACCGCCAGAAGGAACGTAAACAGGATGACCACTTTGGTCGAACCGATGATCTCGCGGCGCGTCGACCAGTTGACCTTCTTCATCTCGCCTTCGGTGGCGATTAGAAAATCGCTCGCGGGACGGTTGGCAAAGACCACCCAATAGGTGAGGCCGAAAATGGCGGCCACGAAAAACATGGGTATGCCCATGGTGATGAGCATGTTCCACCAGTTGTCACCTTCAAAGCCGCGAAGCTGGCTCTGAAGCCAAATGCCTCCCCAGATCGCAAGGGCCATGACGGAAACGAGCGTGCCCACGCGGGTGGTGCGGCCTTGCTGAGGTTTGTACTGGCGAAACGCGTCGCTCAGGCCGCCGGCCCCTGCGGCAGCCGGCGGGCGCGACGAGGGCGCTTGCCCCGGGCCAGTGCGCCGCGAAGCATCGTCGCCCCCTTCTCGTGATCCCCCTCTTGCCGCCGCGTCAAACTGACTCATATCGACACTCTCACCTGAAACTCGAATGTTTCAAGAATCCGGCTCTGATACGAACCGGCCGGCGGCCGGGAACCAGCGCGCCCGCCGCCACCTACAGGAGCGGAGGGACTCGAACCCCCAACCGCCGGTTTTGGAAACCGGTGCTCTACCAATTGAGCTACGCTCCTACGCGCGCCGCCTCTTGCGGCGCGACAAGGAACTTACTTCCGCTTGATCTTATGGACGGTACGCTTGCGCTCCCGTTTGCAGTACTTCTTCAATTCGATCTTCGGCGTACCGCCCATGACGTTCACAGAGGTGCGGTAGTTGAGGTCGTCGCACTCTTTGCACTGCAGCCAGACCGATTCCCTTTTTGCCGCTTTTGCCATGATCGACGTACCTCAGAAACAGTCGTGAGCCAATCCGCAGTCTGCTTTACTCGAGAACCTTAATCACAACGCCGGACCCGACCGTTCGGCCGCCCTCGCGAACGGCGAAGCGCAGCCCCTCCTGCATGGCGATGGGCTTGCCGAGTTCGACGATCATCTCAATGTTGTCGCCGGGCATGCACATTTCCGCTCCCTTGAGGGACAGACCACCGGTGACGTCGGTCGTTCGGAAATAGAACTGCGGGCGATAGCCACTGAAGAACGGCGTGTGCCGCCCGCCTTCCTCCTGCGTCAACACGTACACCTGCGACTCAAACTTGGTGTGCGGCGTGATGCTGCCGGGCTTGGCGAGCACCTGGCCGCGCTCGATCTCGTCCTTCTTGGTACCACGAAGCAGGCAGCCGACGTTGTCGCCCGCCTGGCCGAAGTCGAGCGTCTTGTTGAACATCTCGACGCCGGTGACCACGGTCTTGGC
Coding sequences within it:
- the rplL gene encoding 50S ribosomal protein L7/L12, giving the protein MAEAPAATFSAEITELAEKLANLKVKDAQALVDCLKENYGIEPAGGGVVMAAGPGAGAAGGAAAAAEEKDSFDVILAGFGDKKIQVIKVVRSITGLGLKEAKDLVEGAPKPIKQGASKEEAEKIKKEIEEAGGAVTIQ
- a CDS encoding 50S ribosomal protein L10, whose translation is MSKPIKAMVSEELRARYQDVSNVCVVELTGLSVQQQEKLRAMVREKSGRLEVVRNSLARRAFADTPLEPLGKALEGPSALVVTQESLIDVAKALIEAAKEFKKLKLKQAIYDGDPNLMTVEEVSKLRGIRELIGEVLMLITSPGRAVAGCIGGPQARIAGCLKAIADKEPAADAA
- a CDS encoding 50S ribosomal protein L1 — encoded protein: MPHLGVRYRKQKDLLGDAAGPVSLDEGLAKLKQMTEVHGDRGYKNGKKRKRIDQTIELCIHLGIDPRHADQLVRGALSLPQGLGKTRRVIAFCDAAMAEEAKKAGAADAGAEELVAKVEGGWSDFDVAVAHPSMMGKVGKLGRVLGPQGKMPSPKAGTVTPDVITAVKEFTVGRLEYRNDAGGNIHLPVGKASFALEALKENIEAAVKHIVRAKPAAAKGQYIRKVSLSATHTPGVMIDYAA
- the rplK gene encoding 50S ribosomal protein L11, whose amino-acid sequence is MAKKELTATIKLQAPGGQATPAPPIGPALGQHGVNIGQFVQQFNASTGELNGMPVGVVISVYSDRSFTFVVKSPPAAVLIRDAAKIAKGSGVPNKEKVGTINREQLRKIAERKLPDLNCYNLEAAEKVVAGTARSMGVDVVD
- the nusG gene encoding transcription termination/antitermination factor NusG — its product is MKWYVLRVASNKEESVRQALLRKVKIEALESHIGRVLVPTIKEKKMKAGVLKVVERKLYPGYVFVEMACEEDGSVVENVWFMIKETSGVGDFIGAEGKPTSMPDHEVAQMLAATQKSEEEPTLSGLNIKPGDIVKITDGPFESYEGAVEAVDERRGMVSVSVSIFGRLTPVEVGYWQLEKSEQ
- the secE gene encoding preprotein translocase subunit SecE, whose product is MSQFDAAARGGSREGGDDASRRTGPGQAPSSRPPAAAGAGGLSDAFRQYKPQQGRTTRVGTLVSVMALAIWGGIWLQSQLRGFEGDNWWNMLITMGIPMFFVAAIFGLTYWVVFANRPASDFLIATEGEMKKVNWSTRREIIGSTKVVILFTFLLAVLLFIVDLVFQWLFQTIGVLKV
- the rpmG gene encoding 50S ribosomal protein L33, encoding MAKAAKRESVWLQCKECDDLNYRTSVNVMGGTPKIELKKYCKRERKRTVHKIKRK